The DNA region CGCCCGAGATGCCCAGGACCACCGGCACCCGGGGCATGGCGCGGGCAATGGTCGCGATCATCTGGGCGCCGTCGCCGTCGGGCAGGCCCATGTCGATGATGACCGCACCCGGACGGTAGGTCTGGAGATGCCGCAGGGCCGCGCGGATGCTGTCGGCCCGACGGATGCGTGCGCCCGAGCGCAGGCACAGCAGGCGCACCGCCTCGGAGGCGATCCGCGAATCCTCGACCACCAGCACCGTCAGGCCGGTCAGCGGGCGGTTGGGCAGGGTGACCCGCCAGGTGGGGAATTCTTCCTCACCGATTCTATCCTGTTCCGTCATCGCTAAAATCCTTACCGGGAATCGTCTTGCCGGTTCAGGATTGCGCGATTGTCCTAAGAAGGGGTTAACGCCCGCGTGTTTTCCTTTCCCCTGTCGCCGGTCCGGCCTAGAAGGGCGGGAAACGACGGAGGACCAGATGATCGGACGCCTGAACCATGTCGCCATCGCCGTGCCGGACCTGCAGGCGGCGGCGGCGCAATATGAAAACAGCCTGGGCGCCAGAGTCGGCGCGCCCCAGGACGAGCCCGACCACGGCGTCACCGTTATTTTCATCGAATTGCCGAACACCAAGATCGAGCTGCTGTACCCCCTGGGCGAGAACAGCCCGATCCAGGGTTTCCTGGACAAGAACCCCTCGGGCGGCATCCATCACATGTGCTTCGAGGTCGAGGACATCCTCGCCGCCCGCGACAAGCTGAAATCCGAGGGCGCCCGCGTGCTGGGCAATGGCGAACCCAAGATCGGCGCCCATGGCAAGCCGGTGCTGTTCCTGCATCCCAAGGACTTCAATGGCTGCCTGATCGAGTTGGAGCAGGTCTGATGAGCCTGACCGGAGCCATCGTCCTTTATTCCGTGCTGTGGTTCCTGGTGCTGTTCGTGCTGCTGCCCTTCGGCCAGCAAAGCCAGGCCGATGTCGGGCAGGTGACCCCCGGTACCCCGGCCGGCGCCCCGCATGAACCGAAGCTGAAGAAGAAGATGCTGTGGGCGACCGTGATCGCGGCGCTGATCTGGGCCGCGATCGCCTATGTGATCATCGCCGGCGTCATCACCCGCGCCGATCTCGAGGCCTGGACGCGCTGATCTGATAGAGGTGGGTGAAACCCGCCGCCGCAAGCACCGGCACCACCACGTTCAGCACCGGCACCGTCAGCAGCAGCGCGATCAGCACCCCTAGCGCCGTGGCCTGCACCGCCAGATTGCGGCGCAGTTCGGTCGCCTGCGGTTCGTGCAGGTGGCGGCGCGCGGCCATCTGGAAGAACTCGCGCCCCAGCAGCCAGCCGTTGCCGCCATAGAACAGCACCGAGGCCAGCGGCCCCAGGAAGGGCGTCAGCAGCAGCGTGACCAGCGTAACCAGGATCACCGCCCCCATCACCGCCAGCGATTCCCACAGCCCGTCCCAGAAATCGACCGGCAGGCCCTTGGCTTGGGGATAGTGGATCTCTTCCACCGCATCCGCGACCCGGTCGGTGAACAGCCCCGAGAAGCCCGCCGCGACCGGCGCCATCAGGAAGATGCTCATCAGCGGAAACAGCAAGAGCGAGCTCCAGGACAGGGCAGGGGCCAGCGGCACGGCGCCGATCCAGGGCAGGGTCAGGCTCTCGGGCGCGAAATGGCCGGCCGCCCAGAAAACCAGCGCCTGCAGCGCGACGAAGAGCAGCAGCGTCAGCCCGACGCCAAGCGCCACCACCCCGAAGATGCGCGGGCGCAGAAGGTCGCCCCAGGCGAGGAACAGCGCCTTCAGCACCATTACAGGAACTGGGTCTTGGCCGCGACGTCGGGGCGGGGGCGTTCAGGAGGCGCGGCGCCGCGCTGGCCGATATGGATCAGGCCGACGACGCGCTCGCCCTCGGCAAGGCCCAGATGCGCGCGGGCGAATTCCGGCTCGGCCGCGGGTCCGGTCAGCCAGGCCGCGCCATAGCCCGCCGCCAACGCGGCGTTCAGCAGTTCCAGGCAGACCGCGCCGGCCGAGAGGAACTGTTCCCATTCCGGCACCTTGGGGCTGGCGACCGGGGCCGAAACCACGGCCACGATCAGCGGGGAATCGAAGGCCGAGCGCGCCTTTTCCGCCGCCGCCTCGTCCCCGCCCGCGGCGCGCACCTGTGCGGCCAGCAGCGGCGCCAGCCGGTCCAGCGTCGCGCGCTCCAGCACCAGGAAGCGCCAGGGCTCCAG from Paracoccus aminovorans includes:
- the mce gene encoding methylmalonyl-CoA epimerase, encoding MIGRLNHVAIAVPDLQAAAAQYENSLGARVGAPQDEPDHGVTVIFIELPNTKIELLYPLGENSPIQGFLDKNPSGGIHHMCFEVEDILAARDKLKSEGARVLGNGEPKIGAHGKPVLFLHPKDFNGCLIELEQV
- a CDS encoding DUF1467 family protein — translated: MSLTGAIVLYSVLWFLVLFVLLPFGQQSQADVGQVTPGTPAGAPHEPKLKKKMLWATVIAALIWAAIAYVIIAGVITRADLEAWTR
- a CDS encoding EI24 domain-containing protein, with product MVLKALFLAWGDLLRPRIFGVVALGVGLTLLLFVALQALVFWAAGHFAPESLTLPWIGAVPLAPALSWSSLLLFPLMSIFLMAPVAAGFSGLFTDRVADAVEEIHYPQAKGLPVDFWDGLWESLAVMGAVILVTLVTLLLTPFLGPLASVLFYGGNGWLLGREFFQMAARRHLHEPQATELRRNLAVQATALGVLIALLLTVPVLNVVVPVLAAAGFTHLYQISASRPRDRRG
- a CDS encoding nitroreductase family protein, encoding MQHTDPATLAFLRHRRSHPPKLLSGPPPERQELMNLLELGARVPDHGKLEPWRFLVLERATLDRLAPLLAAQVRAAGGDEAAAEKARSAFDSPLIVAVVSAPVASPKVPEWEQFLSAGAVCLELLNAALAAGYGAAWLTGPAAEPEFARAHLGLAEGERVVGLIHIGQRGAAPPERPRPDVAAKTQFL